The [Clostridium] scindens ATCC 35704 nucleotide sequence ACGACAATCAAAATCAGTATGAACAGGAAAATGAATGCCGGATCTATTGCTAATTTCTTAAGTATACTACTTTCCATATATTTATTCTTCCCTTCTAATACTCATTATCATATCGAACACACGTTCTAATTCTTTATCCGAATAATATTCTATCTCTATCTTACCTTTACCCTTTCCCTTCGAAGCTATACTTACTTTTGTCCCCATAACTTCTTTCATCTTCTCTTCCAGGTCATTGTAGATAAATACGTGTTCGATCACCTTCTTTTCTTTTGGTTTTTTGGGGTTCTTAATATCTTTTATAAGTTTTTCTGTCTCACGAACGCTTAACTTCTCGTCAAATATTTTATTTGCCAATATGTATTGCTGTTCTTTATCATCTATAGCCAGCAATGCTCTGGCATGTCCTGTAGATATCATATCGTCTATGATCATCTGCTGCACTTTATCATTTAATCTTAGGAGACGCATAGAATTTGTTACTGCTGTCCGGCTTTTCGATACTCTCTCAGCTACCTCATCCTGTTTTAAGCTGAACTCTTCAAGAAGTTTCTTGTATGCCATAGCCTCTTCAATCGGATTCAGATTTTCCCTTTGAATATTTTCTATCAATGCTATCTCTACTATTTCCTGTTCAGAATAATCTTTTATAATTACTGGCACTTCTTTTATACCAGCCAATTTTGCTGCTCTCCATCTTCTCTCACCGGCAATTATTTCATAATAATCCTTATTCTTCCTCACCAACAAAGGCTGTAATACTCCAAATTGCTTGATAGAATCCGCTAATTCCAGCAGCGCATCTTCTTCAAAATTCTTTCTTGGCTGATCTCTGTTAGGCTCAACCATATTAATCTTCATCATTTGCTCTCCAGATTTTAATTCTGGCTGCTTCACCTGTTCTGTCGATATATCCGGATTAGCAGGTTTTACATTTCTGTTGTTTGGAATCAGGCTGTCAAGTCCTTTTCCCAGTCCTTTTTTATTTACTGCCATCGCATCCTCCTATAGTTTACAATCCTTTACTTATTACTTCATCGGCAAGTCTCATATAACTCTCGGAACCTGCTGACTTTGGATCATATTGATTAATCGGCATACCATAACTCGGTGCTTCAGCAAGACGAATATTTCTTGGTATGATTGTTTTATAAATATTTTGTTGAAGATTGTCCTTTACATTCTCCACAACCTGTAATGACAAGTTTGTTCTGGCATCATACATAGTAAATACTACGCCCTCTATTTCCAAATCCGGATTCAGTCTGTCTTTTACTAATTCCACTGTATGGATTAATTGGCTTAATCCCTCCAATGCATAGTATTCACATTGGATAGGAACTAAAACAGAATCTGCCGTTGTCATTGCGTTGATTGTCAGCATGCTCAGCGACGGCGGACAATCGATAATAACAAAATCATAATTATCCCGTATCTTCTGAATAGAATTTCTAACAATAAATTCCTTATTTTCAACGTCAATAAGTTCTATTTCCGCTGCCGATAAATCTATATTTGTAGGAAGTACATCCAGATTCTCCATTGTCTCTTTCTGCAGTACTTCCTCTATATCAGATTCACCGATTATCATATCATATACCGTTTTTTCTAAAAACTCTTTATCCAGTCCCAGACCGCTGGTCATATTCCCCTGAGGATCCATGTCTACGGCAAGAACTTTTTTACCTTTATCGGCAAGACAAGCGGATAGATTAATTGCAGTCGTTGTTTTACCTACTCCGCCCTTTTGATTGGCGATAGCTATAATTCTTCCCATTTATTAATCACCTTTCTTTTTAGCATAGATTTAGTATAACACTTTTTATAGTACTTATCTACAAAATGTTTCACGTGAAACATAGTTTTTCTATTATTCATAAATGTTTCACGTGAAACATATTATATTTGGTTAATTTTTTCAAGGAATGTTTCACGTGAAACATTTTTAGTTTAATTTCTCATACTACTATTTCTTATATTTGTCTATTTAAATATTTTTTATTGTATTACCGTATATCAAAATATTATTTATAAAGTCATTTCATTTCTAATTTCACTTATGGTAGTTAATAGTTTTATCATTTTAATTAACCCGACTCGGAATATTCAATCATATATACTTTTCTTGGTAGTAGAATGTTATTAATATATAAGTCCTTTAGTGTTTCACGTGAAACATTTACATAAAACTTAATCTGTAGTATAATAATATTATCTTTTCATACAGAGATTATTATAGAAAGAGGGGTATAAGTATGAGTTGGAAGAAAAAACTTGCAGCCGGTACAGCATTACTTGGATTATCCACACTAACGATACATATGATAAATAAATTTGTATATTTTTCAGCAACGCTTGATAACTTATTAAGTAACCCATCAGGTTCATACTATGAATGGAAATTTGGAAAAATATATTATACCAAAAAGGGCAATGGAAAACCTCTACTGTTAATACACGATTTAACCACCTCCAGTTCTGCTTATGAATGGAATAAGGTTATAGATAAGTTTTCAAAAACCAATACTGTTTATTGTCTGGATCTTTTAGGTTGTGGACGATCTGATAAGCCTAATCTTACTTATACTAATTATTTATATGTACAACTTTTAACTGATTTTATTAAGCATGTAATTGGAAATAAAACGGATATTATTGCAACCGGTGAGTCTGGCTCATTTGCCATAGCTGCCTGCCAAAACGACCCGACAATAATAGACCAGATTGTTCTTGTGAATCCACCTAACATCAAATTATTGTCAAAGATACCATCTAAAAGAACGAAGGTACTTACCGGATTTATTAATCTACCAATCTTCGGAACATTCTTATACAATATGTTGACAAGAAAGAAAAATATTGATGAAACGTTTAGAATGAATT carries:
- a CDS encoding ParA family protein; the protein is MGRIIAIANQKGGVGKTTTAINLSACLADKGKKVLAVDMDPQGNMTSGLGLDKEFLEKTVYDMIIGESDIEEVLQKETMENLDVLPTNIDLSAAEIELIDVENKEFIVRNSIQKIRDNYDFVIIDCPPSLSMLTINAMTTADSVLVPIQCEYYALEGLSQLIHTVELVKDRLNPDLEIEGVVFTMYDARTNLSLQVVENVKDNLQQNIYKTIIPRNIRLAEAPSYGMPINQYDPKSAGSESYMRLADEVISKGL
- a CDS encoding ParB/RepB/Spo0J family partition protein, coding for MAVNKKGLGKGLDSLIPNNRNVKPANPDISTEQVKQPELKSGEQMMKINMVEPNRDQPRKNFEEDALLELADSIKQFGVLQPLLVRKNKDYYEIIAGERRWRAAKLAGIKEVPVIIKDYSEQEIVEIALIENIQRENLNPIEEAMAYKKLLEEFSLKQDEVAERVSKSRTAVTNSMRLLRLNDKVQQMIIDDMISTGHARALLAIDDKEQQYILANKIFDEKLSVRETEKLIKDIKNPKKPKEKKVIEHVFIYNDLEEKMKEVMGTKVSIASKGKGKGKIEIEYYSDKELERVFDMIMSIRREE
- a CDS encoding alpha/beta fold hydrolase, whose protein sequence is MSWKKKLAAGTALLGLSTLTIHMINKFVYFSATLDNLLSNPSGSYYEWKFGKIYYTKKGNGKPLLLIHDLTTSSSAYEWNKVIDKFSKTNTVYCLDLLGCGRSDKPNLTYTNYLYVQLLTDFIKHVIGNKTDIIATGESGSFAIAACQNDPTIIDQIVLVNPPNIKLLSKIPSKRTKVLTGFINLPIFGTFLYNMLTRKKNIDETFRMNYYYNSEDIDESIINTYYETAHSGNALSKYLFASQCGHYNTVNISHCLKSLTNSIFIITGDGNPENMSVADMYKNILPSIEIEGVKETKHLPQLEKSSDFVDKVDILLGNC